The stretch of DNA CGCGCCGGTGGGCTCACGCTCGGGATCTGCAACGGATTCCAGGTGCTGTGCGAGGCGCACCTCCTGCCGGGGGCCCTCGTCCGGAACCGGAACCTCCGCTTCCGCTGTCATGGCGTCGGGCTCCGCGTGGAGAACGCCGCGACGGCGTTCACATCGGCCTACGGCGAGGGAGACCTGCTCCACATCCCGATCGCGCACGGCGAGGGCCAGTTCGTCGCGGAAGCTTCGACGCTCGACGAACTCGAGGCGGAGAACCGGGTCGTGTTCCGCTACGTCGACCGGCGCGGGCAGGCAACGGACGCCGCGAACCCCAATGGCTCGGCGCGCAACATCGCCGGGATCGTGAACGCGGAGGGGAACATCCTGGGGCTCATGCCGCACCCGGAGCGCCACTCGCTCTCCGTCCTCGGCAACACGGACGGACTCGCGGTGTTCCAGTCGCTGCTCGCCGCCGTGTCCCGCGGGAGGGACCACCCGGGCGATGGCCGAAGCGCCGCTGCGCCGCCCGAGGCCCGGGAATTCGCGGCCGGCGCGGTGGCGGGGGCGGGGGTGTCGTCATGACCCGCACCTCGCTCGAACGCGTGGAGGCCCGGCCGGGCGATCCCGGGATGAGTGCCGCGCTCGTGGCGGAGCACGGACTGAGTCCGGAGGAGTGGGAGCAGATCCTCGGTTTCATGGGGCGGGAGCCCACCTTCACGGAACTCGGCGTCTTCAGCGCCATGTGGTCGGAGCACTGCGGGTACAAGAACTCGCGGCCCCTGCTCCGCACGCTGCCCACGGAGAGCGCCGCCGTCGTCCAGGGTCCGGGGGAGAACGCCGGGGTCATCGACGTCGGCGGCGGCTGGGGCGTCGCGTTCAAGATCGAGTCCCACAACCATCCGTCGGCCGTCGAGCCCTACCAGGGCGCGGCGACGGGGTCGGGCGGGATCCTGCGCGACGTGTTCACGATGGGGGCGCGGCCCATCGCCATCTTCGACAGCCTCCACTTCGGATCGCTCGACTCGCCGCAGTCGCGCTACCTCTTCGACGGG from Candidatus Palauibacter polyketidifaciens encodes:
- the purQ gene encoding phosphoribosylformylglycinamidine synthase subunit PurQ, with the translated sequence MKVGIVRFPGSNCDADVYRAVTDGLGERATYLWHKSTDLEGVDVVVLPGGFSYGDYLRAGAIARFSPIMGEVIDFARAGGLTLGICNGFQVLCEAHLLPGALVRNRNLRFRCHGVGLRVENAATAFTSAYGEGDLLHIPIAHGEGQFVAEASTLDELEAENRVVFRYVDRRGQATDAANPNGSARNIAGIVNAEGNILGLMPHPERHSLSVLGNTDGLAVFQSLLAAVSRGRDHPGDGRSAAAPPEAREFAAGAVAGAGVSS